From the genome of Vicia villosa cultivar HV-30 ecotype Madison, WI linkage group LG2, Vvil1.0, whole genome shotgun sequence, one region includes:
- the LOC131652109 gene encoding uncharacterized protein LOC131652109 — protein MPSHGVPAAEALLASGRNSEKLSLPALQSKMKCDPEGYESELLLIRSQFNSSLELFQQQAAMNFTSISGISNDPTIAKDLAEKAMFLSHMTRFYPDHLADFPHKLADLLGCAARTLPSGLRKDLASSLILLINREIVNIKDTLPLFMELQTLGDKPLRELAFSHVVKSIKRMNLKRKDEAKNRALQNILFAMLQDEDEGRAKRALVTLCDLHKRQIWFDERTANAICTASFHSSSRILIATLCFLLDYEKIENYHDSDDSDSDEELTVTPQVMLTRETVYKASHQGTSASKKKKKKKLDRIIRGMKKKQRGSSERTNNIYYSPLNHLKDPQGFVEKLFSRLQKCNERFEVKMMMLKVIARTIGLHHLILLNFYPYLQKYIQPHQRDVTNLLAAAVQACHDEVPADDVMPLFKQIVNQFVHDRSRPEAITVGINAVREMCLRIPLLMSEDLLQDLVLYKKSHEKGVSIAARSLITLFREICPSLLIKKDRGRPTNPKAKPKAYGEVNIETDVPGAELLQNSDDDVLQDGNNSDYSAYSDSDNDQEDDQISLNLNDENQLCSDNTGSDDDDDEEKDPDAVSDDENDGSSDYETSDDVEDEDDDLEDSEEADEEDDEISNHGDDDLHTPSHDGSVDKKTTLNDSTKKRKFRDFSDQLTSADTSLRALKKLAGTIENALPEKEDGILSNEDFQRIKELKAKKEARTALAQHGLVKSSTNKIPSSDQLSLKRVDGSMLEAHVKKKLNKEERLAMVRAGREERGQYHSRAAVKQKKTGGLSNRQKEHKKSMPLIAKRNKIARVKLEKKIKRQRSGKQFRGRKAWQ, from the exons ATGCCTTCTCACGGCGTACCTGCGGCGGAGGCTCTTCTAGCCTCCGGTCGAAACTCCGAGAAGCTCAGCCTCCCAGCACTCCAATCAAAGATGAAGTGCGACCCCGAAGGCTACGAATCAGAGCTTCTCCTCATCCGCAGCCAATTCAACTCCTCACTCGAACTCTTCCAGCAACAAGCCGCCATGAACTTCACTTCCATCTCCGGAATCAGTAACGACCCTACCATTGCCAAAGATCTCGCCGAGAAAGCCATGTTCCTCTCCCACATGACCAGATTCTACCCTGACCACCTCGCTGATTTCCCTCACAAACTCGCTGATTTACTTGGATGCGCCGCACGTACGCTTCCTTCTGGACTTCGTAAAGACCTAGCTAGCTCTCTTATTCTGCTTATCAATAGAGAG ATTGTTAATATTAAAGATACGCTTCCGTTGTTCATGGAGCTTCAAACCCTAGGCGATAAACCGCTGAGGGAACTGGCCTTTAGTCATGTTGTTAAAAGCATTAAGCGGATGAACTTAAAGCGTAAGGACGAAGCTAAAAATCGCGCACTTCAAAACATTCTTTTTGCCATGCTACAG GATGAGGATGAAGGCCGGGCCAAGAGGGCGCTTGTGACTCTTTGCGACCTTCACAAAAGGCAAATATGGTTTGATGAGAGAACGGCTAATGCAATTTGCACTGCTTCCTTCCATTCATCTTCaag AATCTTGATAGCAACATTATGTTTTCTGCTTGATTATGAGAAGATTGAAAACTACCACGATAGTGATGACTCAGACAGTGATGAGGAATTGACTGTAACACCTCAAGTTATGCTTACAAGGGAGACAGTTTACAAG GCAAGCCACCAAGGCACATCAGCtagcaaaaagaaaaagaagaagaaattagaCCGCATAATACGCGGCATGAAAAAGAAACAGCGTGGTTCGTCTGAAAGGACCAACAACATCTATTATTCACCACTCAACCATCTGAAAGATCCCCAG GGTTTTGTTGAGAAGCTGTTCTCTCGTCTGCAGAAATGTAACGAACGATTTGAG GTCAAGATGATGATGTTGAAAGTGATTGCTCGAACAATTGGGCTTCACCATTTAATTTTACTCAACTTTTACCCTTATCTTCAGAAATATATCCAG CCCCATCAACGAGACGTTACAAATTTGCTTGCAGCAGCGGTCCAGGCTTGCCATGACGAG GTTCCTGCCGATGATGTTATGCCCTTGTTCAAACAAATTGTTAATCAGTTTGTACATGATCGCTCACGCCCAGAG GCTATCACTGTTGGAATAAATGCAGTAAGGGAGATGTGCCTGCGGATACCACTG TTAATGAGTGAAGATTTACTACAAGACCTTGTCCTCTATAAGAAGTCACATGAGAAGGGAGTTTCAATAGCAGCTCGATCTTTGATTACATTATTCCGAGAG ATTTGCCCTTCACTACTAATTAAGAAGGACCGAGGGCGGCCTACTAACCCCAAAGCTAAACCAAAGGCTTATGGAGAAGTCAATATTGAAACTGACGTTCCTGGTGCTGAACTGCTGCAGAATAGTGACGATGATGTACTGCAGGATGGTAATAATTCTGATTATTCTGCATATAGTGACTCAGACAATGACCAGGAAGATGATCAGATAAGTTTAAATCTCAACGATGAGAACCAGCTATGCAGTGATAACactgggagtgatgatgatgatgatgaagagaaaGATCCCGATGCTGTATCAGATGATGAAAATGATGGAAGTTCTGATTATGAAACCAGCGACGATGTTGAAGATGAGGATgatgatctagaagacagtgaaGAGGCCGATGAAGAGGATGATGAGATTTCAAATCATGGAGATGATGATCTGCATACTCCTAGTCATGATGGAAGTGTGGATAAAAAAACTACATTAAATGACTCAACTAAAAAGAGAAAGTTTAGAGATTTCAGTGATCAACTTACATCTGCTGATACAAGTCTCCGGGCTTTAAAGAAATTGGCAGGAACAATAGAGAATGCCCTACCAGAAAAGGAAGATGGAATTCTTTCTAATGAAGACTTCCAGAGGATCAAGGAACTAAAG GCCAAAAAAGAAGCAAGAACTGCATTAGCGCAACATGGGCTTGTAAAGTCATCAACAAATAAGATTCCAAGCTCTGATCAACTAAGTTTAAAGCGAGTGGATGGTTCCATGCTTGAA GCTCATGTAAAGAAAAAGCTTAACAAGGAAGAGAGGTTGGCAATGGTTAGAGCAGGGAGGGAGGAAAGAGGGCAGTACCATTCCCGAGCAGCTGTAAAACAGAAAAAG ACGGGTGGTCTAAGTAACAGACAAAAGGAACACAAGAAAAGTATGCCGCTAATTGCCAAGAGGAACAAGATTGCAAGAGTTAAGCTAGAGAAAAAGATAAAGAGGCAGAGGTCTGGCAAACAATTCCGAGGGAGGAAAGCCTGGCAATAG